Proteins encoded by one window of Bacteroidota bacterium:
- a CDS encoding sulfite exporter TauE/SafE family protein, translated as MEILGYLGALIVGLTLGLLGAGGSILTVPVLYYLFHIDAELSTAYSLFIVGLTALIGAIPNMVKGSISYKTVIVFSFPSLIAVYLTRAFLMPAIPHIIFTSENFTLTKEIAILVFFAIIMIVAAIGMIQQRKIPDPVYDGKAHFNYPVIITEGLVIGALTGLVGAGGGFLIIPALVVFAKIPMKMAIGTSLLIIAIKSLVGFTGDIQSGQPINWEFILIFSGVTITGILIGSFLSRFVHGQKLKGAFGVFVLVMGIFIILQELFLEI; from the coding sequence ATGGAAATTCTCGGTTATTTAGGTGCTTTAATTGTAGGTCTTACACTTGGTCTGCTCGGTGCCGGTGGCAGTATATTAACTGTTCCCGTGCTGTATTATTTATTTCATATTGATGCTGAACTCAGCACCGCATATTCGCTTTTTATAGTAGGTCTTACAGCACTTATTGGAGCAATACCAAATATGGTGAAGGGATCTATCAGTTATAAAACTGTTATAGTATTTTCCTTTCCTAGTTTGATCGCGGTATATTTAACAAGGGCCTTTTTAATGCCAGCTATACCGCATATTATTTTTACTTCAGAAAATTTCACTCTAACTAAAGAAATTGCAATTCTGGTGTTTTTCGCTATCATTATGATTGTTGCTGCAATCGGTATGATACAACAACGCAAAATTCCTGATCCTGTATATGATGGGAAAGCACATTTTAATTATCCGGTTATTATTACCGAAGGGCTGGTAATAGGTGCTTTAACAGGTTTAGTAGGGGCGGGTGGTGGATTTCTTATCATTCCGGCATTGGTAGTATTTGCAAAAATTCCAATGAAAATGGCCATAGGAACTTCCTTGCTTATCATAGCGATTAAATCACTTGTGGGGTTTACGGGCGATATTCAAAGCGGACAACCAATCAATTGGGAGTTTATTCTTATATTTTCAGGCGTAACCATTACCGGTATTTTAATTGGTTCCTTTCTCAGTCGATTTGTGCACGGTCAGAAATTAAAAGGCGCTTTCGGTGTATTTGTGTTAGTTATGGGTATTTTTATCATATTGCAGGAATTATTTTTGGAAATTTAA
- a CDS encoding rhodanese-like domain-containing protein produces the protein MLSTLLSHSAKEIGVADVAGDTISIFLDAREKKEFDVSHINDAIWIGYEDFDITRVQNIAKDEKIVVYCSVGYRSEKIAEKLTASGFTNVVNLYGGIFEWINQDKPVVDQSGSETELVHAYSKKWGIWLNEGVKVYE, from the coding sequence ATGTTGTCTACTTTATTATCACATTCGGCAAAAGAAATTGGTGTTGCAGATGTTGCCGGAGATACTATAAGCATTTTTTTAGACGCCCGTGAAAAAAAAGAATTCGATGTTTCACATATTAATGATGCAATTTGGATCGGATATGAAGATTTTGATATTACCAGGGTTCAAAATATTGCTAAGGATGAAAAAATTGTAGTGTATTGTTCTGTAGGTTACAGAAGTGAAAAGATTGCTGAAAAACTCACAGCTTCCGGGTTTACAAATGTGGTAAATTTATATGGAGGCATTTTCGAATGGATAAATCAAGATAAACCCGTTGTTGATCAATCAGGCAGCGAAACGGAATTGGTGCATGCGTATTCGAAAAAATGGGGCATTTGGTTAAATGAAGGTGTGAAAGTTTATGAATAA
- a CDS encoding sterol desaturase family protein, which translates to MNNYIDIFLNGFKGYWNYFSHAILHPSWDNYFYWLIAISIIVWMLEIFFPWRKYQKIIRTDFWLDGFYMFFNFFLFSLIGYYAISNVFVTLFNDGLALIGITNGIAIQINALPFWLKILFAFILKDFIQWNIHRLLHRSNWLWQFHKVHHSVKQMGFAAHLRFHWMENVVYRTIQYIPLAMLGFGINDYLLANMISLVIGHFNHANINLRMGPLKYLLNNPQMHIWHHAKDLPTQFRYGINFGISLSIWDYIFRTNYIPHSGRDIELGFPDDEQFPKDFLHQELYPAVKKEKQR; encoded by the coding sequence ATGAACAATTATATAGATATTTTTCTTAACGGTTTTAAAGGATATTGGAATTATTTTTCTCATGCTATTTTACATCCTTCCTGGGATAATTATTTCTATTGGCTTATAGCAATAAGTATTATAGTATGGATGCTCGAAATATTTTTTCCTTGGCGGAAATATCAAAAAATAATCAGAACAGATTTTTGGCTGGATGGATTCTACATGTTCTTTAATTTTTTTCTTTTTTCATTAATTGGTTATTATGCAATATCCAATGTTTTTGTCACACTTTTTAATGACGGACTTGCGCTCATCGGAATTACAAATGGCATAGCAATACAAATTAATGCACTCCCATTTTGGCTAAAGATATTATTTGCATTTATTCTCAAAGATTTTATTCAGTGGAATATTCACCGATTATTACATCGCAGTAATTGGTTATGGCAATTTCACAAGGTGCATCACAGTGTTAAACAAATGGGTTTTGCAGCACACTTGCGATTTCATTGGATGGAAAATGTGGTCTACCGAACTATTCAATATATCCCATTGGCAATGTTGGGATTCGGTATAAATGATTATCTCCTGGCGAATATGATCTCCCTTGTGATCGGGCATTTTAATCACGCCAACATTAATTTGCGAATGGGTCCTTTGAAATATTTACTCAACAATCCTCAAATGCATATCTGGCATCATGCAAAAGATCTCCCAACACAATTCCGATACGGCATCAATTTCGGCATCAGTTTAAGTATCTGGGATTATATTTTTAGAACAAACTACATTCCTCATTCCGGACGTGATATTGAACTTGGATTTCCTGATGATGAACAATTTCCAAAGGATTTTTTGCACCAGGAATTATATCCTGCAGTAAAAAAGGAAAAACAACGATAG
- a CDS encoding UMP kinase → MTPKYKRILLKLSGEALMGEQNFGIDPLRLQQYAADIKEVSDAGVQVAIVIGGGNIFRGMSGVGSGIDRAQGDYMGMLATVINGMALQSALENVGLYTRLLSAIKMEQICEPYIRRRAIRHLEKGRVVIFGAGTGNPYFTTDTAASLRAIETEADVILKGTRVDGVYTADPEKDPAATKYENITFKEVIAQNLNVMDMTAFTLCAENNLPIIIFDMNKKGNLLNLLAGENVGTLVSNK, encoded by the coding sequence ATGACGCCTAAATACAAACGAATACTGCTAAAACTCAGTGGCGAAGCGCTGATGGGTGAACAAAATTTCGGAATTGACCCACTCCGTTTACAACAATATGCCGCCGATATCAAAGAAGTTTCGGACGCAGGCGTACAAGTTGCCATCGTAATAGGTGGTGGTAATATTTTCAGAGGAATGAGTGGTGTTGGTTCAGGTATCGACAGAGCCCAGGGCGATTATATGGGTATGCTCGCCACAGTAATTAACGGAATGGCTTTACAAAGTGCTCTAGAAAACGTTGGATTATACACCCGACTGCTATCTGCAATAAAAATGGAACAGATTTGTGAACCCTACATCCGAAGAAGGGCAATTCGCCATTTAGAGAAGGGTAGAGTGGTAATATTTGGAGCCGGCACAGGAAATCCTTATTTCACAACCGATACCGCTGCAAGTTTAAGAGCAATAGAAACAGAAGCCGACGTAATTTTAAAAGGAACCAGAGTGGATGGTGTTTATACCGCTGATCCTGAAAAAGATCCCGCGGCAACCAAATATGAAAATATCACTTTTAAAGAAGTAATAGCTCAAAACCTTAATGTAATGGATATGACAGCCTTTACATTATGTGCAGAAAATAATTTACCGATTATTATTTTTGATATGAATAAAAAAGGAAATTTATTAAATTTATTAGCGGGAGAAAATGTTGGAACATTGGTTTCTAATAAATAA
- the frr gene encoding ribosome recycling factor → MTEEDLSLVIDMAQEQMQKAIKHLEVELSHVRAGRASLAILDNIKVEYYGALSPLHQVSNLALPDARTITIQAWDKKMLGEIEKAILQANIGLTPINNGDVIRLVMPPLTEERRRDLVKQTKNMGETSKIAIRNYRKEANEEIKRLQKDGLPEDMAKDGEDQVQKLTDKFSAEVDKHLAVKEAEIMTV, encoded by the coding sequence ATGACAGAAGAAGATCTTAGTCTCGTGATCGACATGGCTCAGGAGCAAATGCAAAAGGCAATAAAACATTTAGAAGTGGAACTCTCGCATGTGCGTGCGGGAAGGGCCAGTCTTGCCATTTTAGATAATATCAAAGTGGAATATTATGGTGCTTTATCACCATTACATCAGGTTTCCAATTTGGCTTTGCCCGATGCAAGAACAATAACAATTCAGGCATGGGATAAAAAAATGTTGGGGGAAATTGAAAAAGCAATTCTCCAGGCAAATATCGGATTAACTCCAATTAATAATGGAGATGTAATTCGTCTTGTAATGCCTCCTTTAACAGAGGAAAGAAGAAGAGACCTTGTTAAACAAACAAAAAATATGGGTGAAACTTCTAAAATTGCCATTCGCAATTATCGCAAGGAAGCCAACGAAGAAATAAAGAGATTACAAAAAGACGGACTCCCCGAAGACATGGCAAAAGACGGCGAAGATCAAGTGCAAAAACTCACCGATAAATTCAGCGCAGAAGTGGATAAACATTTGGCGGTGAAGGAGGCGGAGATTATGACAGTGTAG
- a CDS encoding four helix bundle protein, with the protein MFLELAHTRMPVFITAKKLLIECYKVTQLLPSEEKFNLVQQIRRAALSVYLNIAEGSSRKSETERKRFYEIARSSVVEVDTALDFCELQYHCRKEDMKRLGDEIISCFRQLSGLIGASKKEN; encoded by the coding sequence ATGTTCTTAGAATTGGCGCATACGCGTATGCCTGTGTTTATAACAGCTAAAAAGTTATTAATTGAATGTTATAAAGTCACTCAATTATTGCCTTCTGAAGAAAAATTTAACTTAGTGCAGCAAATCAGAAGGGCAGCACTTTCTGTTTATTTAAATATCGCAGAGGGATCATCAAGGAAATCGGAAACTGAAAGAAAACGTTTTTATGAAATTGCAAGAAGTTCGGTGGTAGAGGTTGATACAGCCCTTGACTTTTGTGAATTACAATATCATTGCAGAAAGGAAGATATGAAACGATTAGGAGACGAAATTATCAGTTGTTTTAGACAATTGTCCGGCTTAATCGGGGCTTCCAAAAAGGAGAATTAA
- the fumC gene encoding class II fumarate hydratase — protein MRIEKDTMGSIEVPSEVYWGAQTQRSILNFPIAQDINKMPKEIIAAFAYLKKAAAITNNQLNVLDKSKSDIIGQVCDEILDGKLNDQFPLVVWQTGSGTQSNMNVNEVIAYRAHVISGGKLADEKKIIHPNDDVNKSQSSNDTFPTAMHIAAYKILMENTIPGIEKLRDTLAIKSLAFMHIVKIGRTHFMDATPLTLGQEISGYVSQLDHGLKAIKNTLAHLSELALGGTAVGTGINTPKGYSELVAKNIAELTGLPFITAENKFEALAAHDAIVEAHGALKTVAVSLMKIANDIRMLSSGPRSGIGELHIPDNEPGSSIMPGKVNPTQCEAMTMVAAQVLGNDVAINIGGASGHFELNVFKPMMIYNFLHSARLIGDVCVSFNDKCAVGIEPIEKNIAAHVNNSLMLVTSLNTKIGYYKAAEIAQKAHKEHKTLKEMAVELGYVTAEEFDAWVVPAEMVGK, from the coding sequence ATGAGAATCGAAAAAGACACCATGGGCTCCATCGAAGTCCCTTCCGAAGTTTACTGGGGCGCACAGACGCAACGATCTATTTTAAATTTTCCAATTGCGCAGGATATTAATAAAATGCCTAAGGAAATTATTGCAGCTTTTGCTTATTTGAAAAAGGCAGCGGCAATTACTAATAACCAATTAAATGTATTGGATAAAAGTAAATCTGATATTATTGGTCAGGTATGCGATGAAATATTGGATGGGAAATTGAATGATCAGTTTCCATTGGTTGTTTGGCAGACAGGAAGTGGTACGCAGAGCAACATGAACGTAAACGAAGTAATTGCTTATCGCGCACATGTAATTTCCGGTGGAAAATTGGCCGATGAAAAAAAGATCATTCATCCAAACGATGATGTAAATAAATCGCAATCGAGCAATGATACTTTTCCAACAGCGATGCATATTGCTGCGTATAAAATTTTGATGGAAAATACCATTCCGGGAATTGAAAAATTAAGAGATACGCTCGCAATTAAATCACTGGCATTTATGCATATTGTTAAAATTGGTCGCACCCATTTTATGGACGCAACTCCTTTAACATTGGGCCAAGAAATTAGCGGTTATGTTTCTCAATTGGATCACGGATTAAAAGCGATCAAGAACACCTTAGCGCATTTAAGTGAATTGGCTTTAGGTGGAACCGCTGTTGGTACCGGAATTAACACTCCAAAGGGATATTCAGAATTAGTTGCAAAAAATATTGCTGAATTAACAGGATTGCCATTTATTACCGCAGAAAATAAATTCGAAGCACTTGCAGCACATGATGCAATTGTGGAAGCACACGGAGCATTAAAGACTGTCGCTGTTTCTCTAATGAAAATAGCAAATGATATACGCATGTTGTCCAGCGGCCCAAGAAGTGGTATTGGTGAATTACATATTCCCGATAACGAACCCGGATCATCCATTATGCCTGGAAAAGTAAATCCAACACAATGCGAGGCAATGACAATGGTTGCTGCTCAGGTTTTAGGAAATGATGTTGCTATAAATATCGGCGGTGCAAGCGGACATTTTGAATTAAATGTGTTTAAGCCAATGATGATCTATAATTTTTTACACAGCGCAAGATTAATTGGGGATGTTTGTGTATCTTTCAATGATAAATGTGCAGTGGGAATTGAACCCATCGAAAAAAATATAGCTGCCCATGTAAACAATTCTTTAATGCTTGTTACGTCATTAAATACAAAGATCGGATATTATAAAGCAGCAGAAATTGCCCAAAAAGCACATAAGGAACATAAAACATTAAAAGAAATGGCGGTAGAGTTGGGATATGTTACGGCGGAGGAATTTGACGCTTGGGTTGTGCCGGCGGAAATGGTTGGAAAATAA
- a CDS encoding four helix bundle protein yields the protein MFLDLAHTKIPIYIETRKLVIECYKAIKNFPSEEKYALVQQIKRAVISVHLNVAEGASKSSPAERKRYYEIARSSLVEVDAAYDVAEDQSYCKKENLQSLGESIKICFHQLSLIINSLK from the coding sequence ATGTTCTTAGATTTAGCACATACTAAAATTCCTATTTATATTGAGACAAGGAAATTAGTAATAGAATGTTATAAGGCGATAAAGAATTTTCCATCTGAAGAAAAGTATGCCTTAGTTCAACAAATTAAACGAGCCGTAATTTCAGTGCACCTGAATGTTGCAGAAGGCGCATCAAAAAGTTCACCGGCTGAACGCAAAAGATATTATGAAATTGCAAGAAGTTCATTGGTAGAAGTTGATGCAGCTTATGATGTTGCTGAAGATCAATCCTATTGTAAAAAGGAAAATTTACAATCTCTTGGTGAATCTATAAAAATATGTTTTCACCAATTAAGTTTAATTATAAATTCACTTAAGTAG
- the carB gene encoding carbamoyl-phosphate synthase large subunit, with the protein MPKDNSIKHVLIIGSGPIIIGQACEFDYSGSQASRSLREEGIKVSLINSNPATIMTDPVTADQIYLWPLNSASIEKILIENIEKGTPIDSVLPTMGGQTALNLAKEVSEIGIWQKYDVKMIGVDIEAIDRAENRELFRQLMVELGIGVAKSHVANSFLEGKEFAQEIGFPLVIRPSFTLGGTGGGFVQNKDELDAALMRGLTASPTHEVLVEKAVLGWKEFELELLRDANDNVVIICVVENLDPMGVHTGDSITVAPAMTLSDTSYQNMRNLSIKMMRAMGNFAGGCNVQFAQDPYTEELIAVEINPRVSRSSALASKATGYPIAKIAAKLAIGYHLDELSNQITKSTSAYFEPALDYVVVKMPRWNFDKFPGADDTLGLQMKSVGEVMSIGRSFQEALQKACQSLENNKIGLSGEKGFYKSSQEIIESLAKPHWDRIFNIKKAMDLGVPVRTIHNQSLIDPWFLMQIQELVKIEKELRRYQLNNIPKKLMIELKQKGYSDLQIANTVGNCTEEEVYNYRRNLGIKRTYKLVDTCAAEFEAKTPYYYSTFEDENESVRSDKKKIIVLGSGPNRIGQGIEFDYCCVHGVLAIKESGYEAIMVNCNPETVSTDFDIADKLYFEPVFWEHLWELIEHEQPEGVIVQLGGQTALKLAKQLHEKGIKIIGTSYDNMDIAEDRGRFSDLLKELNIPYPEYGAATNVEEAIEVAHRIGYPVLVRPSYVLGGQRMRIVINDEELEKSVIGILKHFPDNRILIDHFLDRAEEAEIDAICDGDNVHVMGIMEHIEPAGIHSGDSSAVLPPFNLSENVLDQMNNFAQKIAMALNIRGLINIQFAIKNEVVYVIEANPRASRTTPFIAKAYQIPYLNIATKVMIGAKKLTDFTYDKKLTGYAIKEPVFSFDKFPNVNKELGPEMKSTGEAIRFIADLSDPAFREMYSKKSMYLSR; encoded by the coding sequence ATGCCTAAGGATAATTCGATAAAACATGTATTGATCATTGGAAGCGGTCCAATTATAATAGGACAAGCTTGTGAATTTGATTATTCCGGATCACAGGCGAGCAGAAGTTTGCGTGAGGAGGGTATCAAGGTGTCACTTATAAACTCCAATCCGGCAACCATCATGACTGATCCGGTTACAGCAGATCAGATCTATTTATGGCCTCTGAATTCGGCAAGTATTGAAAAGATCCTGATCGAGAATATTGAGAAAGGCACTCCAATCGACTCGGTTTTACCAACAATGGGCGGTCAAACTGCTCTGAATCTGGCGAAAGAGGTATCTGAAATTGGCATTTGGCAAAAGTATGATGTGAAAATGATCGGGGTTGATATTGAGGCAATAGACAGGGCAGAAAACAGGGAACTTTTCCGACAATTGATGGTGGAACTGGGGATAGGCGTGGCGAAGAGCCATGTGGCCAATTCCTTTTTGGAAGGGAAGGAATTTGCTCAGGAGATCGGTTTTCCGTTGGTTATCAGGCCTTCCTTTACGTTGGGAGGCACTGGAGGCGGTTTCGTTCAAAACAAGGATGAACTCGATGCAGCGCTTATGAGGGGCTTAACTGCTTCTCCAACTCATGAAGTTTTGGTGGAAAAAGCGGTTTTGGGTTGGAAGGAGTTTGAACTCGAACTTTTGCGCGATGCAAACGATAACGTAGTAATAATATGTGTGGTTGAAAATCTCGACCCTATGGGTGTGCACACCGGCGACTCCATAACAGTTGCACCGGCTATGACCTTGAGTGATACGAGTTATCAGAACATGCGCAATCTTTCCATAAAAATGATGCGGGCAATGGGAAATTTTGCGGGGGGATGTAATGTGCAGTTTGCCCAGGATCCTTATACGGAAGAATTGATAGCGGTAGAAATAAATCCTCGTGTTTCCAGATCGAGTGCATTAGCAAGTAAAGCAACGGGTTACCCAATTGCGAAAATTGCTGCAAAACTTGCCATCGGTTATCATTTGGATGAATTGAGTAATCAGATCACAAAATCTACATCTGCATATTTTGAACCTGCATTGGATTATGTGGTGGTGAAAATGCCGCGATGGAATTTTGATAAATTTCCGGGTGCCGATGATACTTTAGGATTGCAGATGAAAAGTGTTGGAGAGGTGATGAGCATAGGAAGAAGTTTTCAGGAAGCGCTGCAAAAAGCTTGTCAGAGTTTAGAAAATAATAAAATAGGACTCAGCGGAGAAAAGGGATTTTATAAATCGAGTCAGGAAATAATTGAGAGTCTTGCCAAACCGCATTGGGATAGAATTTTTAATATCAAAAAAGCAATGGATCTTGGTGTGCCTGTTAGAACAATTCACAACCAGAGTTTAATTGATCCTTGGTTTTTAATGCAGATACAGGAATTGGTGAAAATTGAAAAAGAATTACGCCGATATCAATTAAATAATATTCCGAAAAAATTAATGATAGAATTAAAACAAAAGGGATATAGCGACTTACAGATTGCAAATACGGTTGGAAATTGTACCGAAGAAGAGGTTTATAATTACAGAAGAAATCTCGGCATTAAAAGAACTTATAAATTAGTGGATACCTGTGCTGCAGAATTTGAAGCCAAAACTCCTTATTACTATTCTACTTTTGAAGATGAAAATGAAAGTGTAAGAAGTGATAAAAAGAAAATAATAGTTTTAGGTAGCGGACCAAACAGAATTGGGCAGGGAATTGAATTTGATTATTGTTGTGTGCACGGAGTTCTTGCAATTAAAGAAAGCGGGTATGAAGCAATAATGGTAAATTGTAATCCGGAAACTGTTTCTACCGATTTTGATATTGCAGATAAATTATATTTTGAACCGGTATTTTGGGAACATCTTTGGGAATTAATAGAACACGAACAACCGGAAGGTGTTATAGTGCAATTAGGAGGACAAACTGCGCTCAAACTTGCTAAACAATTACATGAGAAAGGAATTAAAATAATTGGAACTTCCTACGACAATATGGATATTGCAGAAGATCGCGGAAGATTTTCTGATCTGTTAAAAGAATTAAATATTCCTTATCCGGAATATGGTGCAGCAACAAATGTGGAGGAAGCAATTGAAGTTGCACATCGCATTGGGTATCCTGTTTTGGTGCGACCAAGTTATGTATTGGGCGGACAAAGAATGCGCATCGTAATAAATGATGAGGAGCTGGAAAAAAGTGTGATAGGTATTTTAAAACATTTCCCCGATAACAGAATATTAATTGATCATTTTTTAGACAGAGCTGAAGAAGCAGAAATTGATGCTATTTGTGATGGCGACAATGTGCATGTGATGGGCATTATGGAACATATAGAACCTGCAGGTATTCACAGTGGAGATTCCAGTGCAGTTTTACCTCCATTTAATTTGAGTGAAAATGTTTTGGATCAAATGAACAATTTTGCTCAAAAAATTGCAATGGCACTTAATATTCGGGGATTGATAAATATTCAGTTTGCAATTAAAAATGAAGTGGTTTATGTAATTGAAGCGAATCCACGTGCAAGTAGAACAACTCCTTTTATTGCCAAAGCATATCAGATACCTTATTTAAATATTGCAACCAAAGTAATGATCGGTGCAAAAAAATTAACGGACTTTACCTACGATAAAAAATTAACCGGTTACGCAATTAAAGAACCTGTTTTTAGTTTTGATAAATTCCCGAATGTAAATAAAGAATTAGGTCCTGAGATGAAATCAACAGGAGAAGCAATTAGATTTATTGCTGATTTGAGTGATCCGGCTTTTAGGGAGATGTATTCGAAGAAATCTATGTATTTGAGCCGATAG
- a CDS encoding alpha/beta hydrolase: MPITDSGYLNFKHSKIHYIRFGTGPKLLFAFHGFSENAESFLVLEPALGKKYSVIAIDLPYHGNSKWNEPDFFTTDDLINLFRQFIDIFKVDRFSILGFSMGGKCALYISKNFSSQIDELILMASDGIRTNKLYNVAVYPKWGRQLFRTTIKYPGWFFGFINITRKLNLISPWLYKFTYNHMETREKRQRLYDTWISMGTFNPDIDLVKEKLNEYKIPVFLFFGLRDEVIPIEVAEYFAKDLLRCKLTKLDRGHYFIDERLLPFLETSLQSPMD; this comes from the coding sequence ATGCCAATAACAGACTCAGGATATTTAAATTTCAAACATTCGAAGATCCATTATATCCGTTTTGGAACAGGTCCAAAGTTGTTGTTTGCCTTTCACGGATTCAGTGAAAATGCGGAGAGTTTTTTGGTTTTGGAACCGGCACTTGGGAAAAAATATTCCGTTATTGCCATCGACTTACCCTATCATGGTAATTCGAAATGGAATGAACCTGATTTTTTTACCACCGATGATCTCATTAATTTATTCAGGCAATTTATTGACATTTTTAAAGTAGATCGGTTTTCTATATTGGGATTCAGCATGGGAGGAAAATGCGCTCTTTATATCTCCAAAAATTTTTCATCCCAAATTGACGAACTCATTTTAATGGCAAGCGATGGAATCAGGACGAATAAACTTTACAATGTTGCGGTATATCCAAAATGGGGGCGACAATTATTCAGGACCACAATAAAATATCCGGGTTGGTTTTTTGGGTTCATCAATATCACGCGTAAGCTAAACCTCATCTCACCATGGTTATATAAGTTTACTTATAATCATATGGAAACCCGGGAAAAACGTCAAAGATTGTATGATACCTGGATCAGTATGGGTACTTTTAATCCGGATATTGACCTGGTAAAAGAAAAATTAAACGAATATAAAATTCCGGTTTTTTTATTCTTTGGATTACGCGATGAAGTGATACCAATTGAAGTTGCTGAATACTTTGCAAAGGATTTATTACGCTGTAAACTCACCAAATTGGACAGGGGTCATTATTTTATTGATGAAAGATTGCTCCCTTTTTTAGAAACTTCATTGCAGTCCCCAATGGATTAA
- a CDS encoding porin family protein: MKKTLLCVFAVSMMAFGTSAKAQSFEEGMNVVSVGIGFPNIYKSIYDIYEFNSGYTSSGFGPLNFKYEHALTDQIGLGAAVSFLTYKNAWDTGTGFEEGYKGSLFALLVRGNYHFATGDKLDPYVGIGIGYMGLNFEYYNEDPDYVDNGFSFDFGSPFGYSGSIGARYYFTDMLGAYAEIGWDGLALMQIGLSASF, encoded by the coding sequence ATGAAAAAAACACTTCTCTGTGTATTTGCCGTTTCAATGATGGCATTCGGCACATCAGCCAAAGCTCAGTCCTTTGAAGAAGGAATGAACGTTGTATCCGTTGGGATTGGATTTCCCAACATTTATAAATCCATTTACGACATCTATGAGTTTAACTCAGGTTACACTTCCAGCGGATTTGGACCACTCAATTTTAAGTATGAACATGCTCTTACCGATCAAATTGGATTAGGAGCAGCTGTTAGCTTTTTAACATACAAAAATGCTTGGGATACTGGAACTGGATTTGAAGAAGGCTACAAAGGTTCTTTATTTGCGTTATTAGTTAGAGGTAATTACCACTTTGCTACAGGCGACAAATTAGATCCATATGTAGGAATTGGTATTGGTTACATGGGATTGAATTTCGAATATTACAATGAAGATCCTGATTACGTAGACAACGGATTCTCATTTGATTTCGGTTCACCATTCGGATACTCAGGAAGTATTGGAGCAAGATATTATTTCACCGATATGTTAGGCGCTTATGCTGAGATCGGTTGGGATGGTTTAGCTCTAATGCAGATTGGTTTATCAGCTTCATTCTAA